A section of the Amycolatopsis sp. AA4 genome encodes:
- a CDS encoding nuclear transport factor 2 family protein, which produces MDVAEISELGKRWAAAEVAGDTGTLGGLVADGFRLVGPLGFVLDREQWLGRYESGALATQRLDWRDVEVRVHGDTAIAIGVQDQEATHQGNRVDGTFRATHVLVRGEDGWRIAGMHLSPMGAPPAFAR; this is translated from the coding sequence ATGGACGTTGCGGAGATCTCCGAACTCGGCAAACGCTGGGCCGCGGCGGAGGTCGCGGGCGATACCGGCACGCTCGGCGGCCTGGTCGCCGACGGGTTCCGGCTCGTCGGGCCGCTCGGCTTCGTGCTCGACCGGGAGCAGTGGCTGGGCCGCTATGAGTCCGGCGCGCTGGCGACGCAGCGGCTCGACTGGCGCGACGTCGAGGTGCGCGTCCACGGCGACACGGCGATCGCGATCGGCGTGCAGGACCAGGAAGCGACCCATCAGGGCAACCGCGTCGACGGCACGTTCCGGGCGACGCACGTGCTCGTCCGCGGCGAGGACGGTTGGCGGATCGCCGGGATGCACCTCAGTCCGATGGGGGCCCCGCCTGCTTTCGCGCGCTGA
- a CDS encoding MarR family winged helix-turn-helix transcriptional regulator → MPRPATPPLGVLLARTAKTAGQAFDRALAEVGGSQPVWQILIALKTRQHASQRELADAVGIQGATLTHHLNGMETAGLLTRTRDPENRRVHQVELTDHGERTFHRLADAAIAHDKRMRRGFTDDEIATLAALLTRLAENVTRTDP, encoded by the coding sequence GTGCCCCGACCCGCCACCCCGCCGCTCGGCGTCCTCCTCGCCCGCACCGCCAAGACCGCGGGCCAGGCGTTCGACCGCGCGCTGGCCGAGGTCGGCGGATCGCAACCGGTCTGGCAGATCCTCATCGCGCTCAAAACCCGGCAGCACGCGAGCCAGCGCGAACTCGCCGACGCCGTCGGCATCCAGGGCGCGACGCTCACCCACCACCTCAACGGCATGGAAACCGCCGGCCTGCTCACCCGCACCCGCGACCCGGAAAACCGGCGCGTGCACCAGGTCGAGCTGACCGACCACGGCGAGCGCACCTTCCACCGTCTCGCCGACGCGGCGATCGCGCACGACAAACGGATGCGCCGCGGATTCACCGACGACGAGATCGCGACCCTGGCCGCATTGCTCACCCGGCTCGCGGAAAACGTGACGCGGACGGACCCGTGA
- a CDS encoding DUF4360 domain-containing protein gives MLTTMAAAVLALSSTITPHSWPQNPPPDKIIIDVATVNGTGCPPDTAAVSVSADNTAFTVTYSQYTAQVGVGAQPTDFRKNCQIGLRVHVPQGFTYGIASADYRGFGHLEKGAYGVERANYYFQGNSPTAFVTHRLDGFYDNDWQFSDSTDVDAIIYEPCGQERNLNINTELRTYAGSSDPAKTTSFLTMDSTDGSVQTVYHFAWKTCPDVR, from the coding sequence ATGCTTACCACGATGGCCGCTGCCGTGCTGGCCCTTTCTTCGACGATTACCCCGCATTCTTGGCCGCAGAATCCCCCGCCGGACAAAATCATCATCGACGTGGCGACGGTGAACGGGACCGGCTGCCCGCCGGACACGGCCGCCGTTTCGGTTTCCGCGGACAACACCGCGTTCACCGTGACCTACAGCCAATACACCGCGCAGGTCGGCGTCGGCGCGCAGCCGACGGACTTCCGGAAGAACTGCCAGATCGGCCTGCGCGTGCACGTGCCGCAGGGGTTCACGTACGGGATCGCCTCGGCGGACTACCGCGGCTTCGGGCACCTGGAAAAGGGCGCGTACGGCGTGGAGCGCGCGAACTACTATTTCCAGGGGAACTCTCCGACCGCGTTCGTGACGCATCGGCTCGACGGTTTCTACGACAATGACTGGCAGTTCTCGGATTCGACGGACGTCGACGCGATTATCTACGAGCCGTGCGGCCAGGAGCGGAACCTGAACATCAACACGGAATTGCGGACGTATGCCGGGAGTTCGGATCCGGCGAAGACGACGAGCTTCCTGACGATGGACTCCACGGACGGCAGCGTCCAGACGGTTTACCACTTCGCCTGGAAGACCTGCCCGGACGTCCGGTAA
- a CDS encoding malate dehydrogenase, translated as MTQAPVNVTVTGAAGQIGYALLFRIASGQLLGADTPVKLRLLEIPQAVKAAEGTAMELDDGAFPLLAGIDIFDDPKQAFSGANIGLLVGARPRSKGMERGDLLEANGGIFKPQGEAINAGAADDIKVLVVGNPANTNALIAQQHAPDVPAERFTAMTRLDHNRALAQLAKKLGVAVTDLKKVAIWGNHSATQYPSVQHAEVNGKSVAETINDEAWLADTFIPTVAKRGAAIIEARGLSSAASAASAAIDHVYTWVNGTPEGDWTSAGVVSDGSYGVPEGLISSFPVTAKNGKYEIVQGLEIDEFSRPRIDASVAELAEERDAVRKLGLI; from the coding sequence ATGACCCAAGCCCCTGTCAACGTCACCGTCACCGGTGCGGCCGGCCAGATCGGCTACGCGCTGCTGTTCCGCATCGCGTCCGGTCAGCTGCTCGGCGCCGACACCCCGGTGAAGCTGCGGCTCCTGGAGATCCCCCAGGCGGTCAAGGCGGCTGAGGGCACCGCGATGGAGCTGGACGACGGCGCGTTCCCGCTGCTGGCCGGCATCGACATCTTCGACGACCCGAAGCAGGCCTTCTCCGGCGCGAACATCGGCCTCCTGGTCGGTGCCCGCCCGCGCAGCAAGGGCATGGAGCGCGGCGACCTGCTCGAGGCCAACGGCGGCATCTTCAAGCCCCAGGGCGAGGCGATCAACGCCGGCGCGGCCGACGACATCAAGGTCCTGGTGGTCGGCAACCCGGCCAACACCAACGCCCTGATCGCCCAGCAGCACGCCCCCGACGTGCCCGCCGAGCGCTTCACCGCGATGACCCGCCTCGACCACAACCGTGCGCTGGCGCAGCTGGCCAAGAAGCTCGGCGTCGCCGTGACCGACCTGAAGAAGGTCGCGATCTGGGGCAACCACTCGGCCACGCAGTACCCGTCGGTGCAGCACGCCGAGGTCAACGGCAAGAGCGTCGCCGAGACCATCAACGACGAGGCGTGGCTCGCCGACACCTTCATCCCGACCGTCGCCAAGCGCGGCGCCGCGATCATCGAGGCCCGCGGCCTCTCCTCGGCCGCGTCGGCCGCGTCGGCCGCGATCGACCACGTCTACACCTGGGTCAACGGCACCCCCGAGGGCGACTGGACCTCGGCCGGCGTCGTCTCCGACGGCTCCTACGGCGTCCCGGAGGGCCTCATCTCCTCCTTCCCGGTCACCGCGAAGAACGGCAAGTACGAGATCGTGCAGGGCCTGGAGATCGACGAGTTCTCCCGCCCGCGCATCGACGCCTCCGTGGCGGAACTGGCCGAGGAGCGCGACGCGGTCCGCAAGCTGGGCCTGATCTGA
- a CDS encoding Gfo/Idh/MocA family protein yields the protein MTKPIGVGILGANPDRGWAARAHIPAIAASPDFSLAAVATTRTSSAEEARARFGARHAFTDARSLAEHPDVDLVVVTVKVPAHVELVTAALEAGKHVYCEWPLATTAEEAAALAAAGERAGVRTAVGLQARFSPAVRQARAMLSDIGTVQSATVYSSRGKGNMRDVPGWTAYTYDRRAGAGLVEVLGGHALDLVQYLLGPIRELTARTAIRNGSHRVAETGERIDVTAPDHFLAHAELDSGAVVSVHLHDGEAALPRTRIEIAGTEGNLALTSAPETDPWAAQLQIGPLDLRLARPGSPEWTVVPVDDTGKLPVQAANVGRVYDRLAADLRDGTRTVPGFEAARRLHELLSTV from the coding sequence TTGACCAAGCCGATCGGCGTCGGGATCCTCGGCGCGAACCCGGACCGGGGCTGGGCCGCGCGGGCGCACATTCCGGCGATAGCCGCGTCGCCCGACTTCTCGCTCGCTGCTGTCGCGACCACACGTACCAGCAGCGCGGAAGAGGCGCGAGCCCGTTTCGGGGCCCGGCATGCTTTTACCGACGCTCGCAGTCTCGCCGAGCATCCTGACGTCGACCTGGTTGTCGTCACGGTGAAGGTGCCCGCGCACGTCGAACTGGTGACGGCTGCGCTGGAAGCGGGCAAGCACGTCTACTGCGAGTGGCCCTTGGCGACGACCGCGGAGGAAGCCGCCGCGCTGGCTGCGGCGGGGGAGCGGGCCGGAGTGCGCACGGCGGTCGGTCTGCAGGCGCGGTTCTCGCCAGCTGTCCGCCAGGCCCGCGCGATGCTCTCCGACATCGGCACCGTGCAGTCGGCGACCGTCTACAGCTCGCGCGGCAAGGGAAACATGCGCGACGTCCCCGGTTGGACGGCCTATACCTACGACCGGCGTGCCGGGGCCGGACTGGTCGAAGTCCTCGGCGGGCACGCGCTCGATCTGGTGCAGTACCTGCTCGGGCCGATCCGGGAACTGACCGCCCGGACGGCGATCCGGAACGGCTCGCATCGCGTCGCCGAGACGGGGGAGCGGATCGACGTGACGGCGCCGGACCACTTCCTCGCGCACGCCGAACTCGACAGCGGGGCCGTGGTGTCGGTCCATCTGCACGACGGAGAAGCGGCATTGCCTCGGACGCGCATCGAAATCGCGGGCACCGAGGGGAATCTCGCGCTGACTTCCGCGCCGGAGACCGATCCGTGGGCCGCACAGCTCCAGATCGGCCCGCTGGATCTCCGCTTGGCGCGTCCCGGCAGTCCGGAATGGACGGTGGTCCCGGTGGACGATACCGGCAAGCTGCCCGTCCAGGCCGCGAACGTCGGCCGGGTCTACGACCGGCTGGCCGCGGACCTCCGCGACGGAACCCGGACAGTGCCCGGCTTCGAGGCCGCCCGCCGACTGCACGAACTGCTTTCGACTGTATAA
- a CDS encoding TetR/AcrR family transcriptional regulator, whose protein sequence is MPESAVTALLAEGRPRADAQRNVERLVAAAREALDELGLALTTRDLAQRAGVGLGTLYRRVPSLDALLAAILADTIDEMTDRAALALDSPDPWRGFAEFAETYVQLRASSCGLHDALSGRGERLDLEPRITRLQRAMRQLVERAQKAGTLRADVDWRDVPFALATAIPPDHTIGLVPSDDQWRRNLWIILDGLRPARAPAPEAPAAPAAPAG, encoded by the coding sequence ATGCCGGAGTCCGCCGTCACCGCACTGCTCGCCGAAGGCCGCCCGCGAGCCGACGCGCAGCGCAACGTCGAGCGGCTGGTCGCGGCGGCCCGCGAAGCGCTCGACGAACTCGGACTCGCGCTCACGACTCGCGACCTCGCCCAGCGCGCGGGCGTCGGCCTCGGCACGCTGTACCGGCGAGTGCCGTCCCTGGACGCTCTCCTCGCCGCGATCCTCGCCGACACCATCGACGAGATGACCGACCGCGCCGCACTCGCGCTCGACTCCCCCGACCCGTGGCGGGGATTCGCCGAGTTCGCTGAGACCTACGTCCAGCTGCGCGCGTCCAGCTGCGGGCTCCACGACGCCCTGTCCGGCCGCGGCGAACGGCTTGACCTGGAGCCCCGGATCACCCGGCTGCAGCGGGCGATGCGTCAGCTGGTCGAGCGCGCGCAAAAGGCCGGGACGCTCCGCGCCGACGTCGACTGGCGGGACGTCCCGTTCGCGCTCGCCACCGCGATCCCGCCGGACCACACGATCGGCCTCGTGCCGAGCGACGACCAGTGGCGGCGGAATCTCTGGATCATCCTCGACGGCCTGCGCCCGGCACGAGCGCCTGCTCCAGAAGCCCCTGCAGCACCCGCTGCTCCTGCGGGCTGA
- a CDS encoding MarR family winged helix-turn-helix transcriptional regulator: MTESRAVAERELCGLVNGLAQQIADHVRERAVTLGLTAAQATALRELTGPMTMRELAERMSCEPSNATFVVDKLEKQGLLERRAHPTDRRARHLVLTAEGTALRRRLLDLLTRDSPLAGLSPQEQRVLQGLLEQALVPGAGRRG; this comes from the coding sequence ATGACGGAATCTCGGGCGGTCGCCGAACGGGAGCTGTGCGGTCTGGTGAACGGGCTGGCGCAGCAGATCGCCGACCACGTCCGCGAGCGCGCGGTGACGCTGGGGCTGACCGCCGCGCAGGCGACGGCGCTGCGAGAGCTGACCGGGCCGATGACCATGCGCGAGCTGGCCGAGCGGATGAGCTGCGAGCCGTCGAACGCCACGTTCGTCGTCGACAAGCTGGAAAAGCAGGGCCTGCTCGAACGCCGGGCGCATCCGACCGACCGGCGCGCGCGGCATCTCGTGCTGACCGCCGAGGGCACGGCGCTGCGCCGGCGGCTGCTCGACCTGCTGACCCGGGATTCGCCGCTGGCCGGGCTCAGCCCGCAGGAGCAGCGGGTGCTGCAGGGGCTTCTGGAGCAGGCGCTCGTGCCGGGCGCAGGCCGTCGAGGATGA
- a CDS encoding MBL fold metallo-hydrolase encodes MLDDRLRKPARRQTIHLGETKVSFVPDGAVQGNPRWWLPGSTAGTWAAHPEYLDADGYLVASIGGLLVERDGRALLIDAGFGPQSVPAEPGAPNGVLYGGALLDNLAALGRRPEDLEAVALTHLHSDHFGWAVEPAFAQTEYLVAEREWAQREASSEIDAMAPRVRTVEDGQEVFPGVHVRFAAGHTPGHAEYVITAGEHRLIAFGDAAHSPIQIENPDWSCGYDHDPAEAASHRRKLVAELAEPGTIGFGNHFADVVFGRVRDGRWQPLER; translated from the coding sequence ATGCTCGACGACCGGCTGCGCAAGCCCGCGCGGCGCCAGACCATCCACTTGGGCGAGACGAAGGTGTCCTTCGTGCCGGACGGCGCGGTGCAAGGGAATCCGCGCTGGTGGCTGCCCGGCAGCACCGCCGGAACCTGGGCCGCGCATCCGGAGTACCTGGACGCCGACGGCTATCTCGTCGCGAGCATCGGCGGGCTCCTGGTGGAACGCGACGGCCGGGCGCTGCTGATCGACGCCGGGTTCGGGCCGCAGTCGGTGCCCGCCGAACCGGGCGCGCCGAACGGCGTGCTGTACGGCGGCGCGCTGCTCGACAACCTGGCCGCGCTCGGACGCCGACCGGAAGACCTCGAGGCGGTAGCGCTCACGCATTTGCACTCCGACCACTTCGGCTGGGCGGTGGAGCCAGCATTCGCGCAGACCGAATACCTGGTCGCAGAGCGGGAATGGGCGCAGCGCGAGGCGTCCAGCGAGATCGACGCGATGGCGCCGCGGGTCCGCACGGTCGAGGACGGGCAGGAAGTGTTTCCCGGCGTCCACGTGCGCTTCGCCGCCGGGCACACGCCCGGGCACGCCGAGTACGTCATCACCGCCGGCGAGCACCGGCTGATCGCGTTCGGCGACGCCGCCCATTCGCCGATCCAGATCGAAAACCCGGACTGGTCGTGCGGGTACGACCACGATCCGGCCGAGGCCGCCAGCCACCGCCGGAAGCTCGTCGCCGAACTCGCCGAGCCAGGCACGATCGGCTTCGGGAACCACTTCGCCGACGTCGTCTTCGGGCGCGTCCGCGACGGCCGCTGGCAACCGCTGGAGCGCTAA
- a CDS encoding KR domain-containing protein has protein sequence MPDRPRLTFVSRGSKLCPGRETAFSQRFPLFADAFDAMLGDYEDWLFAFQAALCCLLESWGLRPEAVARGTRRPRDDTSLVLDLTPPSVQDLLAELARLHTAGVPVAWNEVFAGSGAQRVALPAESLLYRPRWVPVAARSGDAEILEIPASPDLHSLTAHTRRALQHREDGLIVVTTNATGPDPDPASAAVWGQLTASAAKITAVDVDRPTPAAEILHLAGGSTEPQLAIRDGVPHGFRVAPAASSPARPIDPSGTVLVTGGTGRIGTLLAEHLVAEHGVRHLVLASRSGPAAERLPTDLDADVRIAAIDVADPDQVESLLASCTPPLTAVIHCAAVFHDPFAATQTLDPVLRAKAGSAWVLHQATEHLPLSAFVLFSSLAGTFGEAEANYAAANRFLDALATHRRANGLPAVSIAWGRWDPAVFDAALGSDEPVVFGPGVPCPERIRPPEDVFPALLTSVPAGR, from the coding sequence GTGCCGGATCGTCCCCGGCTGACCTTCGTCTCCCGCGGCAGCAAACTCTGTCCCGGTCGAGAAACTGCGTTCTCGCAACGGTTTCCGCTTTTCGCCGACGCCTTCGACGCGATGCTGGGCGACTACGAGGACTGGCTTTTCGCTTTCCAAGCCGCCCTGTGCTGCCTGCTCGAATCGTGGGGCCTCCGCCCGGAAGCCGTCGCCCGCGGCACCAGACGGCCCCGGGACGACACCAGCCTCGTCCTGGACCTCACCCCGCCCTCCGTCCAAGACCTTCTCGCCGAACTCGCCCGGCTGCACACCGCGGGGGTGCCCGTCGCCTGGAACGAGGTCTTCGCCGGCAGCGGCGCCCAGCGGGTCGCCCTGCCCGCCGAATCCCTGCTCTACCGCCCTCGGTGGGTTCCTGTCGCGGCGCGTTCCGGCGACGCGGAAATCCTCGAAATCCCCGCCAGCCCGGACCTCCACTCCCTCACCGCCCACACCCGGCGCGCCCTGCAGCACCGCGAAGACGGGCTCATCGTCGTCACCACCAACGCCACCGGGCCCGATCCCGATCCCGCGAGCGCCGCGGTCTGGGGCCAGCTCACCGCTTCGGCCGCCAAGATCACCGCGGTCGACGTCGACCGGCCCACCCCCGCCGCCGAAATCCTCCACCTGGCCGGCGGCAGCACCGAACCCCAGCTCGCCATCCGCGACGGCGTCCCGCACGGCTTCCGGGTCGCGCCCGCCGCCTCCTCCCCCGCCCGGCCGATCGATCCGTCCGGCACCGTCCTGGTCACCGGCGGCACCGGCCGGATCGGCACCCTGCTGGCCGAACATCTCGTCGCCGAGCACGGCGTCCGGCACCTTGTGCTGGCGAGCCGCAGCGGACCCGCCGCCGAACGCCTCCCGACCGATCTCGACGCGGACGTCCGCATCGCCGCCATCGACGTCGCCGACCCGGATCAGGTCGAAAGCCTCCTCGCCTCCTGCACCCCGCCGCTCACCGCAGTCATCCACTGCGCCGCGGTCTTCCACGACCCCTTCGCCGCGACCCAGACCCTCGACCCGGTCCTGCGCGCGAAGGCCGGCTCCGCCTGGGTCCTCCACCAAGCGACCGAACACCTGCCGTTGTCCGCGTTCGTGCTTTTCTCGTCCCTCGCCGGAACCTTCGGCGAGGCCGAAGCGAACTACGCTGCGGCCAACCGCTTCCTCGACGCCCTCGCCACCCACCGCCGCGCCAACGGGCTGCCCGCGGTGTCGATCGCTTGGGGCCGATGGGATCCCGCCGTCTTCGACGCCGCCCTCGGCAGCGACGAACCCGTCGTGTTCGGCCCCGGTGTGCCGTGCCCGGAGCGGATTCGTCCGCCCGAGGACGTCTTTCCCGCATTGCTGACGAGTGTCCCGGCCGGAAGATGA